A single window of Neurospora crassa OR74A linkage group VII, whole genome shotgun sequence DNA harbors:
- a CDS encoding ubiquitin carboxyl-terminal hydrolase 14: MSCPHIGSANLAKPSPTDNVYREDCTQCFDSIDDPAGLDVCLKCFNGGCAGDRNHAKLHATSRNHPLVLNIRRTRKIIERNEPPLKMSKLAIAAETESDRYDTTLTVKCLDCGIDNLNKEDATIAPVIEAVMKANTFSRKEEVKAWEQELTTCEHILTMQQGEPRKIESQDLGHCSKCDLNENLWLCLECGNLGCGRAQFGGVSGNSHGLAHATETKHGVAVKLGSITPEGTADVYCYNCDEERIDDNLGAHLANWGIILAEREKTEKSLTEMQIEQNLKWEFSMTTEDGKELTPVFGPGLTGLKNLGNSCYLASILQCLYDLPSFQQRYYSDKLGPLPSVSDPAEDLETQLRKLGDGLLSGRYSKSDADVFASEHTPNVPYQKGLQPSMFKHLMGRGHEEFSTMRQQDAFELLQHLIKLITRSKHPVELGDPTQPMRFVMEQRLQCLNCKKVRYSSNEQDSVFIDVPMEKLPPEEEGQEPKYKPVTLKQCLDSLTASEVVELTCAGCGSKDGFTKRQAFKTFPDVLVVNARKMAVVNWVPVKIDVPVIVDDEPLNLDEYLSKGQQPDEEALPEDESAKSSAPAFVPNAEALAMLEAMGFPRVRGEKALHATGNSDANAAMEWLFAHMDDPDIDVPLDLSASSGGAASGGAGAADPEKLAMLESMGLSGPRAVKALNETGGDVERAIEWLFSHPDDDGADAVEEEAPAGNEGPKKEAGSSELPAKFQLQSIVCHKGTSIHAGHYVAFIRKKLSEDETSWVLFNDEKVVKVVDVEEMKKTAYVYFFKRV, translated from the exons ATGTCGTGCCCCCACATCGGGTCCGCAA ACCTCGCGAAGCCGTCGCCTACCGACAATGTCTACCGCGAGGATTGTACCCAATGCTTCGATTCCATT GACGACCCAGCTGGTCTGGATGTCTGCTTAAAGTGCTTTAACGGAGGCTGCGCTGGCGACCGGAATCACGCAAAGCTCCATGCCACCTCGCGAAACCACCCGCTCGTCCTCAACATTCGCCGAACCCGCAAGATCATCGAGCGCAATGAGCCGCCTCTCAAGATGTCCAAGCTCGCCATCGCGGCCGAGACCGAAAGCGATCGCTACGATACAACACTTACAGTCAAGTGCTTGGACTGCGGAATCGACAACTTGAACAAGGAAGATGCCACCATCGCCCCCGTCATCGAGGCCGTCATGAAGGCCAACACGTTCTCACgcaaggaggaggtcaaggccTGGGAACAAGAGCTCACTACCTGTGAGCACATCTTGACAATGCAGCAAGGAGAGCCTCGCAAGATTGAGTCTCAGGATCTGGGCCATTGCTCCAAGTGCGACTTGAACGAAAACCTTTGGCTGTGTTTGGAATGCGGAAACCTTGGTTGTGGCCGCGCCCAATTCGGTGGTGTCAGCGGAAACTCTCACGGTTTGGCTCACGCGACCGAGACCAAACACGGCGTCGCTGTCAAGCTTGGTTCCATCACCCCCGAGGGAACGGCCGACGTATACTGCTACAACTGCGACGAAGAGCGCATCGATGACAACCTGGGCGCCCACCTGGCCAACTGGGGCATTATCCTTGCCGAGCGCGAAAAGACGGAAAAGAGCTTGACGGAAATGCAGATCGAGCAGAACCTGAAATGGGAGTTTTCCATGACCACTGAGGACGGCAAAGAGTTGACACCCGTTTTTGGCCCTGGCCTGACTGGCCTCAAGAACCTCGGAAACAGCTGCTACCTTGCCAGTATCCTACAGTGTCTCTACGACTTGCCCTCTTTCCAACAACGGTACTATAGCGACAAGCTTGGTCCTCTCCCCAGCGTATCAGATCCTGCCGAGGACCTCGAAACACAGCTTCGCAAGCTTGGTGATGGTCTTCTTTCCGGCCGGTACTCCAAGTCAGACGCCGATGTCTTTGCTTCTGAGCACACTCCCAACGTCCCTTACCAGAAGGGTCTCCAGCCTTCCATGTTCAAGCACCTCATGGGTCGTGGCCACGAGGAGTTCTCGACCATGCGGCAGCAAGACGCCTTTGAGCTCTTGCAGCATCTGATCAAGCTCATCACTCGATCCAAGCATCCAGTAGAGCTTGGTGATCCCACCCAGCCCATGCGCTTCGTCATGGAGCAGCGTCTGCAATGCCTCAACTGCAAGAAGGTCCGCTACAGTAGCAATGAGCAGGACAGCGTCTTCATTGACGTGCCCATGGAGAAGCTTCcacccgaggaggagggtcaaGAACCGAAGTACAAGCCTGTCACGCTCAAGCAGTGTCTTGACAGCCTGACTGCCTCCGAGGTCGTTGAGCTGACCTGTGCGGGCTGCGGAAGCAAGGATGGGTTTACCAAGCGTCAAGCCTTCAAGACCTTCCCCGATGTCCTCGTTGTCAATGCCCGAAAGATGGCTGTTGTCAACTGGGTCCCCGTCAAGATTGATGTTCCCGTCATTGTTGATGACGAGCCCTTGAACCTTGACGAATACCTTTCCAAGGGTCAGCAGCCTGACGAAGAAGCCCTGCCCGAGGATGAGTCGGCCAAGAGCAGCGCTCCTGCATTTGTGCCTAACGCGGAGGCGCTTGCCATGCTCGAGGCCATGGGATTTCCACGAGTCCGTGGTGAGAAGGCGCTGCATGCCACAGGCAACTCGGATGCCAACGCTGCCATGGAGTGGCTGTTTGCTCACATGGATGACCCCGATATTGATGTGCCTTTGGACCTCAGTGCCAGCAGCGGTGGTGCGGCTTCAGGAGGCGCTGGCGCGGCTGACCCGGAGAAGTTGGCCATGCTTGAGTCGATGGGATTGTCTGGACCGAGGGCTGTAAAAGCACTGAATGAGACCGGTGGTGATGTGGAAAGAGCCATCGAGTGGCTATTCAGCCAtcctgatgatgatggtgcggACGCTGTTGAAGAGGAGGCACCGGCTGGCAATGAGGGGCCAAAGAAGGAGGCGGGCAGTAGTGAGTTGCCAGCCAAGTTCCAGTTGCAGTCGATTGTGTGCCACAAGGGAACGAGTATTCACGCTGG ACACTATGTTGCTTTCATTCGTAAGAAGCTTAGCGAGGACGAGACCTCCTGGGTCCTTTTCAACGATGAGAAGGTGGTCAaggtggtggatgttgaggagatgaagaagactgCTTATGTCTACTTCTTCAAGCGGGTGTAA